AAGAAGCAAAAACAAACTTCTTGAATTTTTCAGGACTAAAGAGCGCAGGGAACTTTGAAAATAGAATTGATCCTCTCACGCTTTCTCTACAAGAAGAAGTTGATCTTGGAAAAAGACCTGAACTGAAGAGTCTTGAACTTGAATATGAAACATCAAAAGCAAGAGCACAAATTGAGAAATCAAATTATTTTCCACAAGTTTCTCTTGGATCAAATTACTACTTAGATAAGACGTACACTGGGAGAGATAACTGGGACGTTACTCTAAAACTTACGATGAATATTTTTGATTTTGGAAAAACATCATCTTCAGTTGAAACACAAAATATTCAGGCGATGATAGATAGATCTAGATTTGAGTATAAAAAAGTAAATTCTAATCGTGATTGGGATAACTTTGTAAAAGTATTTAATCACAAAAAGAGTCAGCTTATCTCTCTTAAGAGATCTCTAGCGCAAATTAAAAAATCCTATGCTGAACAAGTTAAAGATTTAGATAAAGGTCTCGTTGCTCAAATTGATGTAATTAGATCTCTTGATGATGTGATTAATTTAGAAAAACTTTATATAAATGCAGCTCTTGAGCTCAAATCATTATACTACCAATCGAAAGCGTACTTGGGTGATTATCCTAAAAACTAAAAAGGTTTAAAATGAATATTTCAGAAATTTCAATAAAGAATCCTGTCTTTTCATGGATGATAATGTTCTCCCTTATTTTATTTGGAATTCTTGGATTTAAAAATTTAGGAATAAATGAAAATCCGGATGTGGATTATCCATCTGTTTCTATTTCTTATTCTTATGATGGAGCAACCCCAGAGGTTGTTGAAAAAGATATTTTAGAGCCTGTTGAGTCTGTACTTGTATCAATGCAAGGTGTGAAGGATATGACTTCTACTGCAAATAGGGGCTCAGGACGAATCGAACTTGAATTTACGTTAGATAAAGATATTGATTTTGCTCTTCAGGAAGTTCAGACACTACTTGGACGAGCTCAGAGACAACTTCCTGATTCAGTAGAGACTCCAACGGTAACAAAGTCAAATGCGGCAGATGATCCGATTCTCTATCTCGCAATTACTTCAAAAACATTGAAAGAGAGAGAGCTTAATATTCTCTTCAAAGATGGAATTGTGGATAGGCTTACAACAATTGAAGGCGTTTCTGAAGTACGAGCTTTTGGTTCAAGAGAGCCAATGATGAGAATTGATGTCGATGCGAAGAAGTTAAGAAATTATCAGCTAACTCTTACTGATATTATTGATACTCTTGCTAGAGAGCATGTAGAGCTTCCTGCTGGAAAGTTTGAAACTTCTGAAAAAGAAGAGAGCTTAAG
This sequence is a window from Halobacteriovorax sp. JY17. Protein-coding genes within it:
- a CDS encoding TolC family protein, coding for MKKLILTSLVLFNINTHASVEDLFLKSLKSSNEVNVINLQEKKTLSELDSTVSTLYPSINLVNSNKYGNNSYQTKSGLKKFDSSVALSFEQDLFQGGAEFSIYKLNKIIPKKAMALKEQRLAEYFALFSTYYFQLSSALEEKREVTKLLVNLERRVKLVKKRTKIGRDRKADFLALESQHDRLKADLFATDSRLEEAKTNFLNFSGLKSAGNFENRIDPLTLSLQEEVDLGKRPELKSLELEYETSKARAQIEKSNYFPQVSLGSNYYLDKTYTGRDNWDVTLKLTMNIFDFGKTSSSVETQNIQAMIDRSRFEYKKVNSNRDWDNFVKVFNHKKSQLISLKRSLAQIKKSYAEQVKDLDKGLVAQIDVIRSLDDVINLEKLYINAALELKSLYYQSKAYLGDYPKN